Proteins encoded in a region of the Bubalus bubalis isolate 160015118507 breed Murrah chromosome 9, NDDB_SH_1, whole genome shotgun sequence genome:
- the LOC102399509 gene encoding olfactory receptor 2H1-like yields MPKATGSTNKSFPVGFVLLGYSEFPQLEMVLFWIVIFLYIMIILSNVTIILLSYMNPQLYTPMYFFLSNLSFLDLCFTMTVVPQMLFNLWGPDKSITYTGCIIQLGILLCVGATQGVMLVVMAFDRYVAICQPLRYTIIMHPQFCWKLVLMSWLSGLIESVTQTPITFQLPFCAHHCLDDFLCQVPSLIRLACGDTSTTEWQMTISAVLFTIFPMVLILTSYGYIAQTLGKIQSEEGRQKAIGTCSSHLTVVFMFYGTVAMVYTDPKNQFASKHGKFVSFFFTVITPLLNPLIYTLRNKEVKSVLQRQLRKGISIRKKRN; encoded by the coding sequence ATGCCAAAAGCAACAGGAAGCACCAACAAGAGCTTCCCAGTGGGATTTGTACTTCTTGGCTACTCTGAATTTCCCCAGCTAGAAATGGTTCTCTTCTGGATAGTGATCTTCTTATACATCATGATTATTCTCTCCAATGTGACTATCATCTTGCTCTCATACATGAACCCTCAACTctacacccccatgtacttctttcttAGCAATCTCTCTTTCTTGGATCTCTGTTTCACCATGACTGTTGTGCCCCAAATGTTGTTCAACTTGTGGGGGCCAGATAAGAGCATCACCTACACAGGATGCATCATTCAACTGGGCATATTGCTCTGTGTTGGTGCCACACAAGGTGTCATGCTGGTGGTGATGGCTTTTGACCGGTATGTTGCTATCTGCCAGCCCTTGCGCTACACTATCATCATGCATCCTCAGTTCTGTTGGAAACTGGTGCTTATGTCTTGGCTGTCTGGACTGATTGAATCTGTTACCCAAACACCTATCACATTCCAGCTGCCGTTTTGTGCCCACCACTGTCTGGATGACTTTCTCTGTCAGGTTCCTTCTCTCATAAGACTAGCTTGTGGAGACACTTCCACTACTGAGTGGCAGATGACAATCTCTGCTGTTCTCTTTACCATTTTTCCAATGGTGTTGATCCTGACTTCTTATGGCTACATAGCTCAAACTTTAGGTAAAATCCAATCTGAGGAGGGAAGGCAGAAAGCCATTGGtacctgctcctcccacctcacTGTGGTCTTCATGTTTTATGGGACAGTGGCCATGGTTTACACAGACCCTAAGAACCAATTTGCTTCAAAACACGGcaagtttgtcagtttcttcttcaCTGTGATCACACCATTGCTGAACCCTCTCATCTATACCCTGCGGAACAAAGAAGTGAAGAGTGTCTTGCAAAGACAGCTGAGGAAGGGCATcagcataagaaaaaaaagaaactga